The following coding sequences lie in one Methylotenera versatilis 301 genomic window:
- a CDS encoding DciA family protein codes for MRQFNSLLKQPELIALNARNLEAQAAQEIWKAVAPDNLAQFSHASSIKNKQLNLFADNNAVAAKIKLFIPSLLIKLENQGCEVTSIQVKVQVKSTPPAKAKRIKKLSSHAATELNQLSEKLSGTPLGDALARLATKAK; via the coding sequence ATGCGCCAGTTTAACTCTCTGCTTAAACAACCCGAGCTGATTGCATTAAATGCGCGCAACTTAGAAGCTCAAGCCGCACAAGAAATCTGGAAAGCAGTTGCGCCTGATAATTTGGCACAATTTAGCCATGCAAGCAGTATTAAAAATAAACAACTTAATTTATTTGCTGACAATAATGCAGTCGCTGCAAAAATTAAACTTTTTATACCTAGCTTATTGATTAAGCTAGAAAACCAAGGGTGTGAAGTTACTTCAATTCAGGTGAAAGTGCAAGTAAAATCTACCCCGCCAGCTAAAGCAAAACGCATTAAAAAGCTCAGTTCGCATGCAGCAACAGAGCTAAATCAACTGTCAGAAAAACTATCAGGCACCCCGCTTGGTGACGCACTGGCTAGATTAGCTACAAAAGCTAAGTGA